A region of Sugiyamaella lignohabitans strain CBS 10342 chromosome A, complete sequence DNA encodes the following proteins:
- the PAF1 gene encoding Paf1p (Component of the Paf1p complex involved in transcription elongation; binds to and modulates the activity of RNA polymerases I and II; required for expression of a subset of genes, including cell cycle-regulated genes; involved in SER3 repression by helping to maintain SRG1 transcription-dependent nucleosome occupancy; homolog of human PD2/hPAF1; GO_component: GO:0016593 - Cdc73/Paf1 complex [Evidence IPI] [PMID 11884586]; GO_component: GO:0016593 - Cdc73/Paf1 complex [Evidence IPI] [PMID 11927560]; GO_component: GO:0016593 - Cdc73/Paf1 complex [Evidence IPI] [PMID 9032243]; GO_component: GO:0005654 - nucleoplasm [Evidence IEA]; GO_component: GO:0005634 - nucleus [Evidence IEA]; GO_component: GO:0005634 - nucleus [Evidence IDA] [PMID 15149594]; GO_component: GO:0005634 - nucleus [Evidence IDA] [PMID 15643076]; GO_component: GO:0035327 - transcriptionally active chromatin [Evidence IDA] [PMID 11983171]; GO_function: GO:1990269 - RNA polymerase II C-terminal domain phosphoserine binding [Evidence IDA] [PMID 22796944]; GO_function: GO:0000993 - RNA polymerase II core binding [Evidence IPI] [PMID 16581788]; GO_function: GO:0000983 - RNA polymerase II core promoter sequence-specific DNA binding transcription factor activity [Evidence IDA] [PMID 16581788]; GO_function: GO:0001076 - RNA polymerase II transcription factor binding transcription factor activity [Evidence IPI] [PMID 11927560]; GO_function: GO:0001076 - RNA polymerase II transcription factor binding transcription factor activity [Evidence IPI] [PMID 16581788]; GO_function: GO:0001089 - TFIIF-class binding transcription factor activity [Evidence IMP,IPI] [PMID 9032243]; GO_function: GO:0003682 - chromatin binding [Evidence IDA] [PMID 11983171]; GO_process: GO:0006353 - DNA-templated transcription, termination [Evidence IMP] [PMID 23109428]; GO_process: GO:0000183 - chromatin silencing at rDNA [Evidence IMP] [PMID 16582434]; GO_process: GO:0070911 - global genome nucleotide-excision repair [Evidence IMP] [PMID 21737840]; GO_process: GO:0031124 - mRNA 3'-end processing [Evidence IMP] [PMID 15149594]; GO_process: GO:0045910 - negative regulation of DNA recombination [Evidence IMP] [PMID 9891041]; GO_process: GO:0000122 - negative regulation of transcription from RNA polymerase II promoter [Evidence IMP] [PMID 15180994]; GO_process: GO:2001255 - positive regulation of histone H3-K36 trimethylation [Evidence IMP] [PMID 17948059]; GO_process: GO:2001165 - positive regulation of phosphorylation of RNA polymerase II C-terminal domain serine 2 residues [Evidence IMP] [PMID 18469135]; GO_process: GO:2001209 - positive regulation of transcription elongation from RNA polymerase I promoter [Evidence IDA] [PMID 20299458]; GO_process: GO:0032968 - positive regulation of transcription elongation from RNA polymerase II promoter [Evidence IMP] [PMID 14710186]; GO_process: GO:0006364 - rRNA processing [Evidence IMP] [PMID 20299458]; GO_process: GO:0031938 - regulation of chromatin silencing at telomere [Evidence IMP] [PMID 12667454]; GO_process: GO:0031938 - regulation of chromatin silencing at telomere [Evidence IMP] [PMID 18194564]; GO_process: GO:2001173 - regulation of histone H2B conserved C-terminal lysine ubiquitination [Evidence IDA] [PMID 19531475]; GO_process: GO:2001166 - regulation of histone H2B ubiquitination [Evidence IMP] [PMID 12876294]; GO_process: GO:0051569 - regulation of histone H3-K4 methylation [Evidence IMP] [PMID 12667454]; GO_process: GO:0051569 - regulation of histone H3-K4 methylation [Evidence IMP] [PMID 12876294]; GO_process: GO:0051569 - regulation of histone H3-K4 methylation [Evidence IMP] [PMID 15180994]; GO_process: GO:2001163 - regulation of phosphorylation of RNA polymerase II C-terminal domain serine 2 residues [Evidence IMP] [PMID 15149594]; GO_process: GO:0034401 - regulation of transcription by chromatin organization [Evidence IMP] [PMID 18194564]; GO_process: GO:0006357 - regulation of transcription from RNA polymerase II promoter [Evidence IMP] [PMID 11884586]; GO_process: GO:0000083 - regulation of transcription involved in G1/S transition of mitotic cell cycle [Evidence IMP] [PMID 10219085]; GO_process: GO:0006355 - regulation of transcription, DNA-templated [Evidence IEA]; GO_process: GO:0090262 - regulation of transcription-coupled nucleotide-excision repair [Evidence IGI] [PMID 21737840]; GO_process: GO:0031126 - snoRNA 3'-end processing [Evidence IMP] [PMID 16246725]; GO_process: GO:0001015 - snoRNA transcription from an RNA polymerase II promoter [Evidence IDA,IMP] [PMID 16246725]; GO_process: GO:0006362 - transcription elongation from RNA polymerase I promoter [Evidence IMP] [PMID 19164765]; GO_process: GO:0006368 - transcription elongation from RNA polymerase II promoter [Evidence IGI,IMP] [PMID 11927560]; GO_process: GO:0006360 - transcription from RNA polymerase I promoter [Evidence IGI,IMP] [PMID 20299458]; GO_process: GO:0006351 - transcription, DNA-templated [Evidence IEA]) gives MSRRQDYIARIRYQNDLPPPPCPPKLLNIPLDTSKLASSPAVLTNLVRKQPINVDIDIDLGMPLDLTEVQGIFDRGDEAGIYPSSTAPSVDRLDPKDRALLRNPKGITSVSKTQPGVSFLRRTEYISSEAVRQSSDSPLRSTALLRQKRLSVVSGPEEQLRIVENTFDASAEDLSKLKHPKKKNLKAVESWQLFPDSKMFDLQYLSVKLVGSASLSSSKRKFAPESLETAIFRQNSASNGEEWMSLYTADEETGKKLKSRLDSTEDTVVDDEEDDDQSYRFTRVQDNDIDLKLHPSSSFAEIAISFTDDGEAYYLPVVGRASLKRRRVTTLKQELINEHNIDAIDLSIREITPKESVIRDNQRSEYDKISFPYTENVDDDEDEDRPGESPEANENENDDDDEENNDLEEN, from the coding sequence aTGTCACGTCGCCAGGATTATATTGCCCGAATCCGTTATCAAAATGACCTACCGCCTCCTCCTTGTCCCCCGAAGCTATTGAATATCCCTTTAGACACGAGTAAGCTAGCTTCGTCACCGGCAGTGCTCACCAATCTCGTTCGGAAACAGCCTATAAATGTTGATATCGATATTGACCTCGGTATGCCCTTAGATCTGACGGAAGTTCAGGGAATTTTTGACCGGGGTGATGAAGCTGGTATCTACCCCAGCTCAACCGCTCCATCAGTTGATAGATTAGATCCCAAAGACAGAGCTTTACTACGGAACCCCAAAGGCATCACCAGCGTATCAAAAACACAACCTGGTGTATCATTTTTGCGTCGTACCGAGTATATTTCGTCAGAGGCGGTAAGACAAAGTAGTGACTCGCCATTACGGTCCACTGCCTTGTTACGACAAAAACGACTCTCAGTGGTCAGTGGCCCCGAAGAACAGCTTAGAATCGTTGAAAACACGTTCGATGCTAGTGCTGAAGATCTTTCTAAGCTCAAGCATcctaaaaagaagaacctGAAGGCCGTGGAATCATGGCAGTTATTCCCAGACTCGAAAATGTTCGATCTTCAGTACCTGTCAGTCAAGCTTGTGGGTTCTGCATCACTTTCAAGCTCAAAACGGAAATTTGCTCCCGAATCACTGGAAACTGCTATATTCCGACAAAATTCTGCTAGTAATGGAGAAGAATGGATGTCTCTTTACACTGCCGATGAAGAAACTGGTaagaagttgaagagtCGTCTTGACTCGACAGAAGACACAGTggttgatgacgaggaagatgatgaccAGTCGTATAGATTCACCCGTGTACAAGACAACGATATCGATCTCAAACTCCATCCCTCATCTAGTTTTGCAGAAATCGCTATTAGCTTCACAGATGATGGCGAGGCTTACTATCTACCAGTTGTGGGTAGAGCAAGTCTAAAGAGAAGACGTGTCACAACTCTTAAACAAGAGCTCATTAACGAGCATAACATTGATGCTATCGACCTCTCGATTCGTGAAATCACACCTAAAGAGTCGGTTATTCGTGATAACCAGCGTTCCGAATATGATAAGATCTCGTTTCCTTACACTGAAAAcgttgatgatgatgaggatgaggacCGGCCCGGCGAATCTCCAGAAGCCaacgaaaatgaaaacgatgacgatgacgaagaaaatAACGACCTCGAAGAAAATTaa
- the PET8 gene encoding Pet8p (S-adenosylmethionine transporter of the mitochondrial inner membrane; member of the mitochondrial carrier family; required for biotin biosynthesis and respiratory growth; GO_component: GO:0016021 - integral component of membrane [Evidence IEA]; GO_component: GO:0016021 - integral component of membrane [Evidence ISM] [PMID 12192589]; GO_component: GO:0016020 - membrane [Evidence IEA]; GO_component: GO:0005743 - mitochondrial inner membrane [Evidence IEA,IEA]; GO_component: GO:0005743 - mitochondrial inner membrane [Evidence ISS] [PMID 10930523]; GO_component: GO:0005739 - mitochondrion [Evidence IEA]; GO_component: GO:0005739 - mitochondrion [Evidence IDA] [PMID 14576278]; GO_component: GO:0005739 - mitochondrion [Evidence IDA] [PMID 14609944]; GO_component: GO:0005739 - mitochondrion [Evidence IDA] [PMID 16823961]; GO_function: GO:0000095 - S-adenosyl-L-methionine transmembrane transporter activity [Evidence IDA,IGI,IMP] [PMID 14609944]; GO_process: GO:0015805 - S-adenosyl-L-methionine transport [Evidence IDA,IGI,IMP] [PMID 14609944]; GO_process: GO:0006810 - transport [Evidence IEA]) — protein MAGTSTDLFFFPIDTLKTRLQAKGGFFANGGWHGMYRGLGSAVVASAPGASLFFLSYESSKKYLTPIMTSKIENETLAHGLVHMLAASVGEVAACSVRVPAEVVKQRVQTSQEATSLQALKSILTNKYGEGIWRGLYRGWGTTIMREIPFTMLQFPLYEYLKHQRALSLGVDKISPGEGAVCGSIAGGFAAALTTPLDVIKTRLMLRKSRASALQVAKQLLKDEGYSAFFKGIGPRTMWISAGGAIFLGVYEAAKDTTSWLLASQASNAEPL, from the coding sequence ATGGCTGGCACAAGCACAGATCTGTTCTTTTTTCCAATTGACACATTGAAAACGAGGTTACAGGCTAAAGGTGGATTCTTCGCTAATGGAGGTTGGCACGGAATGTACCGTGGTCTAGGAAGTGCCGTTGTTGCGTCAGCTCCAGGAGCCAGCTTATTCTTTCTTTCATATGAATCATCTAAGAAGTATTTGACTCCTATTATGACCTcgaaaattgaaaatgagaCGTTGGCGCATGGCTTAGTTCATATGTTGGCCGCCTCAGTAGGAGAAGTTGCGGCTTGTTCAGTTAGAGTACCAGCAGAAGTTGTAAAGCAAAGAGTGCAAACTTCTCAAGAAGCTACATCTTTACAAGCATTGAAATCGATTTTGACGAACAAGTATGGAGAGGGTATTTGGAGAGGTTTATATCGTGGATGGGGTACAACTATCATGAGAGAGATTCCATTCACCATGCTACAATTCCCATTATATGAGTATTTAAAGCATCAAAGAGCATTGTCATTAGGTGTTGATAAAATTTCACCAGGTGAAGGTGCTGTATGTGGTTCGATAGCCGGTGGGTTTGCGGCAGCTCTTACAACACCGTTAGATGTGATTAAGACTCGACTCATGCTACGAAAATCCCGTGCCTCGGCACTACAAGTTGCTAAACAGCTTTTGAAAGATGAGGGGTATTCTGCTTTTTTCAAAGGTATTGGTCCAAGGACCATGTGGATTAGCGCTGGTGGAGCCATATTCCTTGGCGTTTATGAAGCAGCAAAGGACACCACCTCCTGGCTTTTAGCATCCCAGGCTAGTAATGCTGAGCCATTGTAA
- the NFS1 gene encoding Nfs1p (Cysteine desulfurase; involved in iron-sulfur cluster (Fe/S) biogenesis and in thio-modification of mitochondrial and cytoplasmic tRNAs; essential protein located predominantly in mitochondria; GO_component: GO:1990221 - L-cysteine desulfurase complex [Evidence IPI] [PMID 24045011]; GO_component: GO:0005739 - mitochondrion [Evidence IEA,IEA]; GO_component: GO:0005739 - mitochondrion [Evidence IDA] [PMID 10406803]; GO_component: GO:0005739 - mitochondrion [Evidence IDA] [PMID 14576278]; GO_component: GO:0005739 - mitochondrion [Evidence IDA] [PMID 16823961]; GO_component: GO:0005739 - mitochondrion [Evidence IDA] [PMID 19720832]; GO_component: GO:0005634 - nucleus [Evidence IMP] [PMID 11110795]; GO_component: GO:0005634 - nucleus [Evidence IDA] [PMID 19720832]; GO_function: GO:0003824 - catalytic activity [Evidence IEA]; GO_function: GO:0031071 - cysteine desulfurase activity [Evidence IEA,IEA]; GO_function: GO:0031071 - cysteine desulfurase activity [Evidence IDA] [PMID 12065597]; GO_function: GO:0031071 - cysteine desulfurase activity [Evidence IDA] [PMID 15220327]; GO_function: GO:0030170 - pyridoxal phosphate binding [Evidence IEA]; GO_function: GO:0016740 - transferase activity [Evidence IEA]; GO_process: GO:0006879 - cellular iron ion homeostasis [Evidence IMP] [PMID 10551871]; GO_process: GO:0006534 - cysteine metabolic process [Evidence IEA]; GO_process: GO:0016226 - iron-sulfur cluster assembly [Evidence IMP] [PMID 12970193]; GO_process: GO:0016226 - iron-sulfur cluster assembly [Evidence IDA] [PMID 15220327]; GO_process: GO:0008152 - metabolic process [Evidence IEA]; GO_process: GO:0070903 - mitochondrial tRNA thio-modification [Evidence IMP] [PMID 14722066]; GO_process: GO:0008033 - tRNA processing [Evidence IEA]; GO_process: GO:0034227 - tRNA thio-modification [Evidence IMP] [PMID 14722066]; GO_process: GO:0034227 - tRNA thio-modification [Evidence IMP] [PMID 15220327]; GO_process: GO:0002098 - tRNA wobble uridine modification [Evidence IMP] [PMID 18755837]) yields the protein MLNITRRSVASVASIANAASTQARAASIGHRYSSTLPLIKETVSSNHVADVLSSIASRTVNAPSGPTPVAPAGSYVEEALKESKLVGQSSPGTGRPIYLDMQATTPTDPRVLDYMLQFYTGQYGNPHSRTHAYGWETDTAVETARKHVADVIGADAKEIIFTSGATESNNMSLKGVARFYKKTKNHIITTQTEHKCVLDSCRHLQDEGFDVTYLPVKSNGLIDLEDLERAIRPETAIVSIMFVNNEIGVIQPMEEIGRLCRKNKVFFHTDAAQAFGKIPIDVNKLNIDLMSISGHKIYGPKGIGACYVRRRPRVRLEPIINGGGQERGLRSGTLAPPLVAGFGEAARLMMSEMEYDSQHIRRLSNKLTSNILQLEHTVLNGDKDAHYPGCVNISFAYVEGESLLMALNDIALSSGSACTSASLEPSYVLRALGADDALAHSSIRFGIGRFTTEAEIDYVLQTVVSKVNKLRELSPLWEMVQEGIDLETIQWSQH from the coding sequence ATGCTGAATATTACTAGACGGTCAGTAGCAAGCGTTGCTAGcattgccaatgctgcttcAACCCAGGCCAGAGCTGCTTCTATCGGTCACAGATACTCTTCTACATTGCCTTTAATCAAGGAAACAGTATCCTCAAATCATGTGGCGGACGTTCTTTCATCTATTGCATCACGAACCGTTAATGCCCCCAGTGGACCTACTCCTGTTGCACCTGCTGGTTCATATGTTGAAGAGGCTTTAAAGGAGTCGAAACTTGTTGGTCAAAGTTCTCCAGGTACTGGAAGACCCATTTACCTCGATATGCAAGCTACTACACCTACTGATCCCCGTGTTCTGGATTACATGCTTCAATTTTACACCGGACAATATGGTAATCCTCACTCGCGTACTCACGCTTACGGTTGGGAAACTGATACTGCAGTCGAGACTGCTCGTAAGCATGTGGCCGATGTTATTGGTGCTGACGCCAAGGAGATTATTtttacttctggtgctactgaATCTAACAACATGTCTTTAAAGGGTGTTGCTAGATTCTACAAGAAGACAAAAAATCATATCATTACTACACAGACTGAACACAAGTGTGTTTTGGATTCGTGCAGGCATTTGCAAGACGAAGGATTTGATGTTACATATTTGCCAGTTAAATCTAATGGTCTCATAGATTTGGAAGATCTTGAGAGGGCCATTCGTCCCGAGACTGCTATTGTATCTATTATGTTTGTCAACAACGAAATCGGTGTTATCCAGCCAATGGAAGAGATTGGTCGTCTGTGTCGCAAGAACAAGGTTTTCTTCCATACCGATGCTGCTCAAGCCTTTGGTAAGATTCCTATCGATGTCAACAAGCTGAATATTGATCTCATGAGTATTTCGGGCCACAAGATTTATGGCCCTAAAGGCATTGGTGCTTGTTACGTCCGTAGAAGACCTCGTGTTCGTTTGGAGCCTATTATCAACGGTGGTGGTCAAGAGCGTGGTCTTCGTTCTGGTACTCTTGCTCCACCTCTTGTTGCTGGATTCGGTGAGGCTGCTCGTCTTATGATGTCCGAGATGGAATATGATTCTCAGCACATCCGTCGTTTGTCTAACAAGTTGACTTCGAATATTCTCCAACTCGAGCACACCGTTCTTAACGGAGACAAGGACGCACATTATCCTGGATGTGTGAATATTTCTTTTGCTTATGTTGAGGGTGAATCCCTTCTTATGGCTCTTAACGACATTGCCctttcttctggttccgCCTGTACTTCTGCTTCGCTTGAGCCTTCATATGTTCTACGTGCCCTTGGTGCTGATGACGCTCTTGCCCACTCGTCCATCCGTTTCGGTATTGGTCGTTTCACAACTGAAGCTGAGATTGACTACGTTCTCCAGACTGTTGTCAGCAAGGTCAACAAATTGCGTGAACTTTCTCCTCTCTGGGAAATGGTCCAAGAAGGTATCGATCTTGAAACCATTCAATGGTCCCAGCATTAA
- the HPA2 gene encoding Hpa2p (Tetrameric histone acetyltransferase; has similarity to Gcn5p, Hat1p, Elp3p, and Hpa3p; acetylates histones H3 and H4 in vitro and exhibits autoacetylation activity; also acetylates polyamines; GO_component: GO:0005737 - cytoplasm [Evidence IDA] [PMID 11914276]; GO_function: GO:0008080 - N-acetyltransferase activity [Evidence IEA]; GO_function: GO:0004402 - histone acetyltransferase activity [Evidence IEA]; GO_function: GO:0004402 - histone acetyltransferase activity [Evidence ISS] [PMID 10600387]; GO_function: GO:0042803 - protein homodimerization activity [Evidence IDA] [PMID 10600387]; GO_function: GO:0016740 - transferase activity [Evidence IEA]; GO_function: GO:0016746 - transferase activity, transferring acyl groups [Evidence IEA]; GO_process: GO:0016568 - chromatin modification [Evidence IEA]; GO_process: GO:0016573 - histone acetylation [Evidence ISS] [PMID 10600387]; GO_process: GO:0051289 - protein homotetramerization [Evidence IDA] [PMID 10600387]) has protein sequence MTVTIRPIEQSDKSQYSSLFAAYLVFYKAQLPEKILEKTWERFFDDKEPVYAAVAFDDESPEKLIGFVTYVFHRSTWQYNDVIYLHDLFVDPEVRSRGTGRKLIEYVYGEADKHEVAKVYWHTQIFNHRAQLLYTKVGVRDDFVSYQRPAKK, from the coding sequence ATGACTGTCACCATTCGACCCATTGAGCAATCTGATAAATCCCAGTATTCATCGCTATTCGCAGCTTACCTGGTCTTTTACAAAGCTCAATTGCCAGAGAAAATCTTGGAAAAGACTTGGGAACGGTTTTTTGACGATAAAGAGCCTGTCTATGCCGCAGTAGCATTCGACGATGAGTCACCTGAAAAGCTAATTGGCTTTGTGACATATGTTTTTCACAGATCCACTTGGCAGTATAACGATGTGATCTACCTACAcgatttgtttgttgacCCAGAGGTCAGATCTCGAGGTACTGGTCGGAAATTGATTGAATACGTCTATGGCGAGGCAGATAAGCACGAGGTTGCCAAGGTCTATTGGCATACTCAGATATTCAATCACAGAGCTCAATTATTGTATACCAAGGTTGGTGTCCGTGATGACTTTGTATCATACCAACGACCTGCAAAGAAATAG